One SAR324 cluster bacterium DNA window includes the following coding sequences:
- a CDS encoding precorrin-8X methylmutase has translation MSEGTDDFGLVIAGHGSRDADGTREFEEALMLLKQRQPDRVITHGFLEFATPTIDEALRENVRMGSRKIVMVPGILFAASHGKNDMPVELLSVKPEFPEVKFHYGGPMGIHPLLLKLFQERIISAEAQSARMIPRHESLLVVVGRGTTDPDVNSNVNKLARMVEEGMGFGSSYVCYSGTAKPLVADGIARAAQMGYRRVIVIPYFLFTGILIKRIYGAIDEVQPKFPDVEVLKAGYLGVHPHVTDVWVEKAREALVGINSSNCSLCKYRTQIVGYEAEVGKVQEAHHHHVRGILGDSHTHHHETEGAHSHSHPHTHHQHDHPADVGHTHGHSHHQEHSHVHEHKSAVKLSSAYVPHPIEAESFQLIEANYDWIAYSSGVKAILQRLVHTSGDFVIVEDIFFSPTAIQHGVQALLDGAIIVTDVTMVQSGLKRSLLSSLELTTSCLVHDPETHLLAEASGLTRSAAGIRRAFLQHKNEPIILAIGDAPTAIREALRLIQQEQWQPKLVIGLPVGFVGTRESKQELQECQLVPRITNQGTRGGSNWAAAVVNALMIQAWNQKFPGPHKKELNSISVSQPLMVYDEA, from the coding sequence ATGTCAGAAGGAACGGACGATTTTGGGTTGGTGATCGCAGGACACGGTAGTCGAGATGCCGATGGTACCAGGGAGTTTGAAGAAGCCCTGATGCTTCTCAAGCAACGTCAGCCAGATCGAGTCATCACGCACGGGTTCCTCGAGTTCGCAACTCCTACAATTGATGAGGCCTTACGCGAAAATGTCCGCATGGGTTCTCGCAAGATTGTGATGGTGCCCGGAATCCTCTTTGCCGCCAGTCACGGCAAGAACGATATGCCTGTTGAACTACTGAGCGTGAAGCCAGAATTTCCGGAAGTTAAATTCCACTACGGTGGACCGATGGGAATTCATCCGCTGCTGCTAAAACTGTTTCAAGAGCGAATCATCAGTGCTGAAGCACAATCTGCCCGGATGATCCCTCGGCATGAATCGCTACTTGTCGTTGTCGGGCGTGGGACCACCGATCCAGATGTGAATTCCAATGTAAATAAGCTAGCACGTATGGTTGAGGAGGGGATGGGTTTTGGGAGTTCCTATGTTTGCTACTCTGGAACTGCAAAGCCGCTAGTTGCTGATGGAATTGCCAGAGCAGCACAAATGGGCTATCGGCGTGTCATAGTGATACCCTATTTCCTGTTCACTGGTATCCTGATCAAGCGGATTTATGGCGCTATCGATGAGGTTCAGCCAAAATTTCCTGATGTAGAAGTTCTCAAAGCAGGCTATCTGGGAGTTCATCCTCATGTGACAGATGTTTGGGTCGAGAAAGCTCGGGAAGCGTTGGTTGGCATCAATTCCTCCAACTGCAGTCTCTGTAAGTACCGTACCCAGATCGTGGGTTACGAAGCTGAGGTTGGCAAGGTACAGGAAGCCCACCACCATCATGTGCGGGGGATCCTGGGAGACTCGCACACTCACCACCACGAAACTGAAGGAGCACACTCCCACTCCCATCCACACACGCATCATCAGCACGATCACCCTGCGGATGTGGGCCATACTCATGGACACTCGCATCACCAAGAGCACTCGCATGTTCATGAGCACAAATCTGCCGTAAAGCTCTCCAGCGCCTATGTTCCACATCCGATTGAGGCAGAGAGCTTCCAACTGATCGAAGCGAACTACGACTGGATTGCCTACAGTTCCGGGGTCAAGGCCATCCTGCAGCGACTCGTGCATACTAGCGGAGACTTTGTAATCGTCGAAGATATCTTCTTCTCTCCAACTGCGATTCAGCATGGTGTTCAGGCGCTGCTAGATGGAGCTATCATTGTAACAGATGTAACCATGGTGCAGAGTGGTCTAAAACGCAGCTTGCTCTCCAGCCTGGAATTGACTACCAGTTGTTTGGTGCATGATCCAGAGACACACTTATTGGCTGAAGCCTCTGGACTGACACGCTCTGCCGCAGGAATTCGCAGGGCTTTTCTTCAGCACAAAAATGAACCAATCATCCTGGCGATTGGTGACGCACCAACAGCGATTCGTGAAGCTTTGCGGCTGATTCAGCAGGAACAGTGGCAACCGAAGTTAGTGATTGGTTTGCCGGTTGGTTTTGTCGGAACTCGTGAGTCCAAGCAGGAGCTTCAAGAATGCCAACTTGTCCCTAGAATCACCAACCAAGGGACCCGAGGAGGATCAAATTGGGCCGCAGCTGTCGTCAACGCGCTGATGATTCAGGCATGGAACCAGAAATTCCCCGGACCACACAAAAAAGAATTGAATTCGATCTCAGTGTCCCAGCCCCTAATGGTCTACGACGAGGCTTGA